The Bombus fervidus isolate BK054 chromosome 1, iyBomFerv1, whole genome shotgun sequence genome includes a window with the following:
- the Sas-4 gene encoding spindle assembly abnormal 4, translating to MPIQKMDLEATVVKRLQKLRQWQLEQQERLLKQQEIQRQMLTQKQDCMYKALELSIQELDLDKDILDISNSNESDKNTGINNKNLIMLHNKPQTKENYTQVINKNDSYVDQNISGNFENIISQQKSPTQRFSEDVINIESHIRRQSKDKTDIKNDIEEEKQLEQFIMDGVAPLPPDKIVVHHISIDDVPIFSPKKDFHTLLEERLKDSENEPPEKKSNANSGNKIKKPFLRKGEGLARFKLNQQLQPSTLKTRSHSISFTNNTRSGFKCPRNESKCNKIQHSKNAQLSKKTHCINVAQKHLCLKNVSLPKKKIRSMPKSNTTTTYLKDDINEVKNAVELNTSDFHSGTQKELEEVRIFELLEEKAENSSFCSTSSAVTAFLQQSTPFKVKNAEYRMDSRVHNAKQVTPRSNIPKEQLIVKSNQAYKCMKSNTDTDTHCDFSVSINQKIIHDNIHKDIMFLQNTNEDNRIKPNRNGYVLLRDQIKSIHNEQNVINRIDVPIAEDNKEVSPHVRFSEFNEYKTIGLTDTSSISTESLVTKSFSDEKAWSDSSIVETPTVQKLSVPFEVSQSPVIMKSKIYKAQTCKDMTENNDSTCNTDDMYQSVCHKDESELSDTEDLTSNDEVSNLQDDLTPQKIDNFYDTGIFKKNMKFCDNKNVDEYVDNHNNVVVTEDQENIKYLQETNETIFKSELLKARLLELEQEINIFRKENAALSMQRKKLREDHQSLRKEYTEKEKNFEENKKQVEERLQEERKKLAREKSALENRMRDSQEKAQQSKLERQEIQNLKQEIEQLVQDMLIKESRWNAAQSRHRCQMRILKLENSKLKQEVEKLKKNNIRNKGRSGASINTRAIHQINKQINMQYKESKKINDASLDDDQKLTEPIMKTINTASEQDIEKGKEYNCNSNTNIMNDKSQKNQTTVTDIVKKRNLYENLIKEATLDLAEIPEKFDALENLSESKSDSNNELKKVNSQISVTKANCKKSYKECDTPSNHNDINDNIQLHVQNDYKCFDENYTKDLASADKLRNIHTENISSSYRSNTSTDKQGMTQIEHPDGSIECQFPNGNIKKIFPDQGVTKLIYYNGDIRETNRDGKIKYFYASTHTWHTTMPDGLEILEFSDGQVERRLRDGTVEVLFPDGSVRIVESDGIEKWTLPDGTLIKIFTNGEKVLTLPNGQREIHTSTHKRREYPDGTIKLIYLDGAQETRYSNGRIRLKDKDGNLLMDSYQ from the exons ATGCCCATTCAAAAAATGGACTTAGAAGCAACTGTAGTTAAACGTTTACAAAAACTGAGGCAGTGGCAGTTAGAACAACAAGAACGATTATTGAAACAGCAAGAGATACAAAGGCAGATGTTAACTCAGAAACAAGATTGTATGTATAAAGCACTTGAATTATCAATACAAGAACTTGATCTGGATAAAGATATATTAGATATAAGTAATTCAAATGAATCTGATAAAAATACTggaattaataacaaaaatctAATTATGTTACATAATAAACcacaaacgaaagaaaattatacacaagtaataaataagaatGACTCATATGTTGATCAAAATATAAGTGGCAATTTTGAAAACATAATTTCACAACAAAAGTCGCCAACACAAAGATTCAGTGAAGATGTAATTAACATTGAAAGTCATATAAGAAGACAATCAAAAGATAAAacagatataaaaaatgacatagaagaagaaaaacaacTAGAACAATTTATTATGGATGGAGTAGCACCATTACCACCTGATAAAATAGTTGTTCATCACATTTCTATTGATGATGTACCAATATTTTCTCCTAAAAAGGATTTTCATACATTGCTTGAAGAAAGATTGAAAGACAGTGAAAATGAACCTCCTGAAAAAAAGTCTAATGCTAATTCagggaataaaataaaaaaaccaTTTTTAAGAAAAGGAGAAGGTTTAGCTCGATTTAAGTTGAATCAACAATTACAACCTTCTACATTGAAAACAAGATCACATAGTATATCATTTACCAACAATACACGATCTGGTTTTAAATGTCCTAGAAATGAAAGTAAATGCAATAAAATTCAACATTCAAAGAATGCACAATTATCAAAAAAGACACATTGTATAAATGTAGCTCAAAAACATCTATGtctaaaaaatgtttcattaccaaagaaaaaaattcgtAGTATGCCTAAATCTAATACTACAACTACATATTTGAAAGATGATATTAATGAAGTGAAAAATGCAGTTGAATTAAATACTTCAGATTTTCATTCTGGAACTCAGAAAGAATTAGAAGAAGTAAGAATATTTGAATTGTTAGAAGAAAAAGCAGAGAATTCTAGCTTCTGTTCTACATCTAGTGCAGTTACTGCATTCTTACAACAATCAACACcatttaaagtaaaaaatgctGAATATAGAATGGACAGTAGAGTGCACAATGCAAAACAAGTTACTCCAAGAAGTAACATACCTAAAGAacaattgattgtaaaatctAATCAAGCATATAAATGTATGAAGTCCAATACGGATACTGATACTCACTGTGATTTCTCAGTTTCTATAAACCAGAAAATTATTCatgataatatacataaagatATAATGTTTTTGCAAAATACTAATGAAGACAATAGAATAAAACCAAATAGAAACGGATACGTGTTATTAAGGGATCAAATCAAATCTATACATAATGAACAgaatgttataaatagaatTGATGTTCCTATTGCTGAAGACAATAAAGAAGTCAGTCCTCATGTTAGATTTTCTGAATTTAATGAATACAAAACAATTGGATTAACAGATACCTCAAGTATATCAACTGAATCATTAGTAACAAAAAGTTTTTCAGATGAAAAGGCTTGGAGTGATTCTTCAATCGTAGAAACACCTACTGTACAAAAATTATCAGTGCCATTTGAAGTATCACAGTCTCCTGTAAtaatgaaaagtaaaatatataaggCACAAACCTGTAAAGATATGACAGAGAACAATGATTCTACTTGTAATACAGATGATATGTACCAAAGTGTTTGTCATAAAGATGAATCAGAATTATCGGATACTGAGGATTTAACTTCCAATGATGAAGTAAGTAATTTACAAGATGATTTAACACCACAAAAAATTGATAACTTTTATGATactggaatatttaaaaaaaatatgaaattttgtgaCAACAAAAATGTAGATGAATATGTAGATAATCATAATAATGTAGTTGTAACTGAAGAtcaggaaaatataaaatacttacaagaaacaaacgaaactatttttaaatcaGAACTTTTAAAAGCTCGTTTATTGGAACTTGAGCAGGAGATCAATATATTTCGTAAAGAAAATGCAGCTTTATCTATGCAGCGTAAAAAATTACGTGAAGATCATCAAAGTTTACGCAAAGAGTAtacggaaaaagaaaaaaattttgaagaaaataaaaaacaagtaGAAGAGCGTTTacaagaagaaaggaaaaagctCGCACGTGAAAAGTCCGCATTAGAAAATAGAATGCGAGATTCACAAGAAAAAGCTCAACAAAGTAAATTGGAAAGACAGGAAATCCAAAATTTGAAGCAAGAAATAGAACAATTGGTGCAGGACATGCTTATAAAGGAAAGTAGATGGAATGCAGCACAATCTAGACATAGATGTCAAATGAGGATATTAAAACTAGAAAATTCAAAACTGAAACAAGAAGtagagaaattaaagaaaaataatattaggaATAAAGGAAGATCTGGAGCTTCTATAAATACAAGAGCAATTCatcaaattaataaacaaattaacaTGCAATATAAAGaatctaaaaaaattaatgatgCTTCATTAGATGATGACCAAAAACTGACAGAACCAATAATGAAGACAATAAATACAGCTAGTGAACAGGATatagaaaaagggaaagaatataattgtaatagtAATACGAATATTATGAATGATAAATCACAAAAAAATCAAACAACTGTAACAGATATTgttaaaaaacgaaatttatacgaaaatttaatcaaagaaGCAACATTAGATTTAGCAGAAATTCCAGAAAAATTTGATGCTCTTGAAAATTTAAGTGAGTCTAAGTCAGACTCAAACAATGAATTGAAAAAAGTAAATAGTCAAATAAGTGTTACAAAAGctaattgtaaaaaatcatataaagAATGTGATACACCTTCTAATCataatgatattaatgacaatattcaattacatgtgcaaaatgattataaatgttttgatgaaaattatacaaaagatTTAGCATCAGCAGATAAACTGCGTAATATACACACAGAGAATATATCTTCGTCTTATCGAAGTAATACTAGTACTGATAAACAAGGTATGACACAGATTGAACACCCTGATGGTTCTATTGAATGTCAATTTccaaatggaaatattaagAAGATATTTCCCGATCAAGGTGTAACTaagttaatatattataatggcGATATTCGTGAGACTAATAgagatggaaaaataaaatatttttatgcatcAACACATACATGGCACACAACAATGCCAGACGGTTTAGagattttagaattttctga TGGTCAAGTAGAAAGAAGACTGCGCGATGGTACAGTAGAAGTATTATTTCCAGATGGTTCAGTACGAATTGTAGAGTCAGATGGTATTGAAAAATGGACATTACCAGATGgaacattaataaaaatttttactaaTGGTGAAAAAGTTCTTACTTTACCAAATGGACAACGTGAAATACATACTAGTACTCATAAG agACGTGAATATCCTGATGGAACCATTAAACTAATCTATCTTGATGGCGCACAGGAAACACGGTATTCAAATGGCAGAATACGTCTCAAAGATAAAGATGGTAATCTTTTAATGGATTCCTatcaatag
- the LOC139987547 gene encoding E3 ubiquitin-protein ligase TRIM33 isoform X1, producing the protein METRTNELLTTGPIATIKEEPLDQTGAKQDMQQSQVQGVCIEEECEQRIECTTEGQENETRAFLSKCVFCGKTFTFGDDPKLLECLHAACSTCVNSKLSDHNTSVDVDVLLESNVIACQICNVTTQAENLIENRFLSKFIEEDNSPGTDDESKETEEEKKCTSCHDNANATSWCVECEEFICQNCVMAHQRLKITKDHTIKPKDEVANDRDNVKKSNKKIPGYLFCTIHPHEQLSLFCQTCDKLTCRDCQLSEHRDHKYKFIHEIATETRASVSTLLKEVSYKRVLLKSAMKVIEDRQVLILEKKKNLVQDITQMVVQLTNAINTRGKQLVMRLNEVCDQKQNTLNEKKVALDQLSKLTDHCIQFVTHALKKGSDMELLYSKKSVTSHLQRIKSRRADIPNPEIPVRINLSLEKVPDLIKVVSSIGGIVVDGRVYPSISPLGGVNTTPSMPYNESQTDQKQTTNLSNVHMDGSSIAAQLPVATQQSNSMQQNSYQQVPLHIASQQQQQTQSQNYMQHYPINNMPPRSSPQAHQPRVPYPVNFNNRLQQPMMMQQRPLGSCHQQVTSSTHPHQQVHIDQLGQNTSLRGLLAHNPPPFRSSTNHVSYRLPPYRYPPNNSQRPVPPPAYQPTNTSMVSGIRLQQCNPTSPSAQHINYPMQQPPTARWHIPQNVNPCLPFYTSRHQSNTPSMSVPTNDTYKITLKNQQSNANQKYNTQTTTASDTPPQSQCSVSVGHTVSSSVPKTPSPVPPGKSDETEKSLDKFCQKSLNDLMLTIAKLDSNGIVVIPEAQRNQLDSAQVDSSTDEGLNPMAENSSDNSKNAAASMAKDDPNEDWCAVCMDGGDAVLCCDKCPKVFHLYCHIPSLKSFPDESETWQCMLCTNVLDCSDDPPGEKRPNTMSAKELRIAQRIVLELYCQYEQSLPFREIVSSEIVDYHRIIKKPIALDVIRDKLKPEHTEHYTDLRQVMADIRLMFKNAFTYNPVESQVYQEARNLEEFFEKLLLKWAPNYAYDDPFLSGDKDEDEEVFPPNRKYRRILTD; encoded by the exons atggaaACTCGGACGAATGAGTTGTTAACAACAGGTCCTATAGCAACGATTAAAGAAGAGCCACTTGACCAAACTGGCGCGAAGCAAGATATGCAACAATCTCAAGTGCAGGGCGTTTGCATTGAGGAAGAGTGCGAACAGCGTATCGAGTGTACAACTGAGGGTCAAGAAAATGAGACACGtgcatttttatcgaaatgtgTATTCTGTGGAAAAACATTTACTTTCGGTGATGATCCAAAACTTTTAGAATGTTTACATGCAGCATGTTCGACATGTGTTAATAGTAAACTTAGTGATCACAACACATCGGTCGACGTGGATGTTCTGT TGGAAAGTAATGTAATTGCTTGTCAGATATGTAATGTCACCACACAGGCAGAAAACTTAATTGAAAACCGATTCCtatcaaaatttatagaaGAGGATAATAGTCCAGGTACTGATGACGAATctaaagaaacagaagaagaaaaaaaatgtaccAGCTGTCATGATAATGCCAATGCTACAAGTTGGTGTGTAGAATGTGAAGAATTTATATGTCAAAACTGTGTTAtg GCACATCagagattaaaaataacaaaagatCACACAATTAAACCAAAGGATGAAGTTGCCAATGATAGagataatgttaaaaaaagcaACAAAAAAATACCTGGctatttattttgtacaattCATCCACATGAacaattatctttattttgtCAAACATGTGATAAACTTACTTGTAGAGATTGTCAGCTAAGTGAACACAGAGATCATAAGTACAAATTTATTCATGAAATTGCTACTGAAACTCGTGCTTCAGTGTCAACTTTACTTAAAGAAGTGAG TTATAAACGAGTCTTATTAAAAAGTGCAATGAAAGTCATAGAAGACAGACAAGTtcttattttagaaaaaaagaaaaatttagtgCAAGACATAACACAAATGGTGGTGCA GTTAACAAATGCAATTAATACACGAGGAAAACAATTAGTTATGCGTCTAAATGAAGTTTGTGATCAGAAACAAAACACattaaatgagaaaaaagTTGCTTTAGATCAATTATCTAAACTTACTGATCATTGTATCCAATTTGTAACTCATGCCTTAAAAAAGGGTTCAGATATGGAATTACTTTATAGCAAAAA ATCTGTTACAAGTCATttacaaagaataaaaagtagaCGAGCTGACATTCCAAATCCAGAAATACCAGTTAGAATAAATTTGTCCTTGGAGAAAGTACCAGATTTGATAAAag tGGTTTCATCTATTGGAGGAATAGTAGTGGATGGTAGAGTATATCCTTCAATATCTCCATTAGGTGGAGTAAATACAACACCATCTATGCCATATAATGAATCACAGACAGATCAAAAGCAAACAACTAATCTATCAAATGTACATATGGATGGTTCTTCCATAGCTGCACAATTACCTGTTGCAACACAACAATCTAATAGTATGCAACAAAATTCCTATCAACAAGTGCCTCTTCATATAGCATCTCAACAGCAGCAACAAACGCAGTCGCAAAATTATATGCAACATTATCCTATAAATAACATGCCACCTCGGTCATCACCACAAGCACATCAACCTCGTGTACCATATCCAGTCAATTTCAATAACAGATTACAACAACCAATGATGATGCAACAACGTCCTTTGGGAAGCTGCCATCAACAAGTAACATCGTCCACACATCCTCATCAACAAGTTCACATAGATCAACTTGGTCAGAATACAAGTTTACGTGGACTTCTTGCACATAATCCACCACCTTTCCGATCTTCTACAAATCATGTATCATATCGATTGCCACCTTATAGATATCCTCCAAACAATTCCCAACGACCAGTACCACCACCTGCATATCAACCAACAAATACATCCATGGTATCTGGTATAAGACTTCAGCAATGTAATCCAACTTCTCCATCCGCGCAACATATAAATTATCCTATGCAACAACCACCTACAGCTCGTTGGCATATACCTCAAAATGTCAATCCCTGTCTTCCTTTTTATACTTCCCGCCATCAATCAAATACACCTTCCATGTCAGTTCCTACTAATGATACCTACaaaataacgttaaaaaatcAACAATCAAATGcaaatcaaaaatataatacacagACAACTACTGCTTCTGATACTCCACCTCAATCACAATGTTCAGTGTCTGTTGGTCATACAGTTAGCTCGTCAGTACCTAAAACGCCTAGTCCTGTGCCTCCTGGAAAATCAGATGAAACTGAAAAAAGTTTAGACAAATTTTGCCAAAAATCTTTGAATGATCTAATGCTTACTATCGCAAAATTAGATAGCAATGGAATTGTAGTAATACCAGAAGCTCAACGAAACCAGTTAGATTCGGCCCAAGTAGATAGTTCAACTGATGAAGGGTTGAATCCAATGGCTGAGAATTCATCAg ATAATTCAAAAAATGCTGCAGCATCCATGGCAAAGGATGATCCAAATGAAGATTGGTGTGCAGTATGCATGGATGGAGGAGATGCAGTATTATGTTGTGATAAATGCCCAAAAGTCTTCCACTTATATTGTCATATTCCTAGTTTAAAATCGTTTCCTGA TGAAAGTGAAACATGGCAGTGTATGTTATGTACTAATGTACTAGACTGCTCAGATGACCCACCAGGAGAAAAAAGACCAAACACAATGAGTGCAAAAGAATTAAGAATTGCACAAAGAATTGTGTTAGAACTTTATTGTCAATATGAGCAAAGCTTACCTTTCCGTGAAATAGTATCTAGTGAG atAGTTGATTATCATCGTATCATAAAAAAGCCAATTGCACTAGATGTAATTAGAGATAAATTAAAACCTGAGCATACAGAACATTACACAGATTTAAGACAAGTAATGGCAGACATCAGATTGATGTTCAAAAATGCTTTTACTTATAATCCT gttGAGTCGCAAGTGTATCAAGAAGCACGAAATTTAgaagaattttttgaaaaattattattaaaatgggCACCAAATTACGCATATGACGATCCTTTTCTTTCGGGTGACAAggacgaagacgaagaagtgTTTCCTCctaatagaaaatatcgtcGTATACTTACAGACTAA
- the LOC139987547 gene encoding E3 ubiquitin-protein ligase TRIM33 isoform X2, with protein sequence METRTNELLTTGPIATIKEEPLDQTGAKQDMQQSQVQGVCIEEECEQRIECTTEGQENETRAFLSKCVFCGKTFTFGDDPKLLECLHAACSTCVNSKLSDHNTSVDVDVLLESNVIACQICNVTTQAENLIENRFLSKFIEEDNSPGTDDESKETEEEKKCTSCHDNANATSWCVECEEFICQNCVMAHQRLKITKDHTIKPKDEVANDRDNVKKSNKKIPGYLFCTIHPHEQLSLFCQTCDKLTCRDCQLSEHRDHKYKFIHEIATETRASVSTLLKEVSYKRVLLKSAMKVIEDRQVLILEKKKNLVQDITQMVVQLTNAINTRGKQLVMRLNEVCDQKQNTLNEKKVALDQLSKLTDHCIQFVTHALKKGSDMELLYSKKSVTSHLQRIKSRRADIPNPEIPVRINLSLEKVPDLIKVVSSIGGIVVDGRVYPSISPLGGVNTTPSMPYNESQTDQKQTTNLSNVHMDGSSIAAQLPVATQQSNSMQQNSYQQVPLHIASQQQQQTQSQNYMQHYPINNMPPRSSPQAHQPRVPYPVNFNNRLQQPMMMQQRPLGSCHQQVTSSTHPHQQVHIDQLGQNTSLRGLLAHNPPPFRSSTNHVSYRLPPYRYPPNNSQRPVPPPAYQPTNTSMVSGIRLQQCNPTSPSAQHINYPMQQPPTARWHIPQNVNPCLPFYTSRHQSNTPSMSVPTNDTYKITLKNQQSNANQKYNTQTTTASDTPPQSQCSVSVGHTVSSSVPKTPSPVPPGKSDETEKSLDKFCQKSLNDLMLTIAKLDSNGIVVIPEAQRNQLDSAQVDSSTDEGLNPMAENSSASMAKDDPNEDWCAVCMDGGDAVLCCDKCPKVFHLYCHIPSLKSFPDESETWQCMLCTNVLDCSDDPPGEKRPNTMSAKELRIAQRIVLELYCQYEQSLPFREIVSSEIVDYHRIIKKPIALDVIRDKLKPEHTEHYTDLRQVMADIRLMFKNAFTYNPVESQVYQEARNLEEFFEKLLLKWAPNYAYDDPFLSGDKDEDEEVFPPNRKYRRILTD encoded by the exons atggaaACTCGGACGAATGAGTTGTTAACAACAGGTCCTATAGCAACGATTAAAGAAGAGCCACTTGACCAAACTGGCGCGAAGCAAGATATGCAACAATCTCAAGTGCAGGGCGTTTGCATTGAGGAAGAGTGCGAACAGCGTATCGAGTGTACAACTGAGGGTCAAGAAAATGAGACACGtgcatttttatcgaaatgtgTATTCTGTGGAAAAACATTTACTTTCGGTGATGATCCAAAACTTTTAGAATGTTTACATGCAGCATGTTCGACATGTGTTAATAGTAAACTTAGTGATCACAACACATCGGTCGACGTGGATGTTCTGT TGGAAAGTAATGTAATTGCTTGTCAGATATGTAATGTCACCACACAGGCAGAAAACTTAATTGAAAACCGATTCCtatcaaaatttatagaaGAGGATAATAGTCCAGGTACTGATGACGAATctaaagaaacagaagaagaaaaaaaatgtaccAGCTGTCATGATAATGCCAATGCTACAAGTTGGTGTGTAGAATGTGAAGAATTTATATGTCAAAACTGTGTTAtg GCACATCagagattaaaaataacaaaagatCACACAATTAAACCAAAGGATGAAGTTGCCAATGATAGagataatgttaaaaaaagcaACAAAAAAATACCTGGctatttattttgtacaattCATCCACATGAacaattatctttattttgtCAAACATGTGATAAACTTACTTGTAGAGATTGTCAGCTAAGTGAACACAGAGATCATAAGTACAAATTTATTCATGAAATTGCTACTGAAACTCGTGCTTCAGTGTCAACTTTACTTAAAGAAGTGAG TTATAAACGAGTCTTATTAAAAAGTGCAATGAAAGTCATAGAAGACAGACAAGTtcttattttagaaaaaaagaaaaatttagtgCAAGACATAACACAAATGGTGGTGCA GTTAACAAATGCAATTAATACACGAGGAAAACAATTAGTTATGCGTCTAAATGAAGTTTGTGATCAGAAACAAAACACattaaatgagaaaaaagTTGCTTTAGATCAATTATCTAAACTTACTGATCATTGTATCCAATTTGTAACTCATGCCTTAAAAAAGGGTTCAGATATGGAATTACTTTATAGCAAAAA ATCTGTTACAAGTCATttacaaagaataaaaagtagaCGAGCTGACATTCCAAATCCAGAAATACCAGTTAGAATAAATTTGTCCTTGGAGAAAGTACCAGATTTGATAAAag tGGTTTCATCTATTGGAGGAATAGTAGTGGATGGTAGAGTATATCCTTCAATATCTCCATTAGGTGGAGTAAATACAACACCATCTATGCCATATAATGAATCACAGACAGATCAAAAGCAAACAACTAATCTATCAAATGTACATATGGATGGTTCTTCCATAGCTGCACAATTACCTGTTGCAACACAACAATCTAATAGTATGCAACAAAATTCCTATCAACAAGTGCCTCTTCATATAGCATCTCAACAGCAGCAACAAACGCAGTCGCAAAATTATATGCAACATTATCCTATAAATAACATGCCACCTCGGTCATCACCACAAGCACATCAACCTCGTGTACCATATCCAGTCAATTTCAATAACAGATTACAACAACCAATGATGATGCAACAACGTCCTTTGGGAAGCTGCCATCAACAAGTAACATCGTCCACACATCCTCATCAACAAGTTCACATAGATCAACTTGGTCAGAATACAAGTTTACGTGGACTTCTTGCACATAATCCACCACCTTTCCGATCTTCTACAAATCATGTATCATATCGATTGCCACCTTATAGATATCCTCCAAACAATTCCCAACGACCAGTACCACCACCTGCATATCAACCAACAAATACATCCATGGTATCTGGTATAAGACTTCAGCAATGTAATCCAACTTCTCCATCCGCGCAACATATAAATTATCCTATGCAACAACCACCTACAGCTCGTTGGCATATACCTCAAAATGTCAATCCCTGTCTTCCTTTTTATACTTCCCGCCATCAATCAAATACACCTTCCATGTCAGTTCCTACTAATGATACCTACaaaataacgttaaaaaatcAACAATCAAATGcaaatcaaaaatataatacacagACAACTACTGCTTCTGATACTCCACCTCAATCACAATGTTCAGTGTCTGTTGGTCATACAGTTAGCTCGTCAGTACCTAAAACGCCTAGTCCTGTGCCTCCTGGAAAATCAGATGAAACTGAAAAAAGTTTAGACAAATTTTGCCAAAAATCTTTGAATGATCTAATGCTTACTATCGCAAAATTAGATAGCAATGGAATTGTAGTAATACCAGAAGCTCAACGAAACCAGTTAGATTCGGCCCAAGTAGATAGTTCAACTGATGAAGGGTTGAATCCAATGGCTGAGAATTCATCAg CATCCATGGCAAAGGATGATCCAAATGAAGATTGGTGTGCAGTATGCATGGATGGAGGAGATGCAGTATTATGTTGTGATAAATGCCCAAAAGTCTTCCACTTATATTGTCATATTCCTAGTTTAAAATCGTTTCCTGA TGAAAGTGAAACATGGCAGTGTATGTTATGTACTAATGTACTAGACTGCTCAGATGACCCACCAGGAGAAAAAAGACCAAACACAATGAGTGCAAAAGAATTAAGAATTGCACAAAGAATTGTGTTAGAACTTTATTGTCAATATGAGCAAAGCTTACCTTTCCGTGAAATAGTATCTAGTGAG atAGTTGATTATCATCGTATCATAAAAAAGCCAATTGCACTAGATGTAATTAGAGATAAATTAAAACCTGAGCATACAGAACATTACACAGATTTAAGACAAGTAATGGCAGACATCAGATTGATGTTCAAAAATGCTTTTACTTATAATCCT gttGAGTCGCAAGTGTATCAAGAAGCACGAAATTTAgaagaattttttgaaaaattattattaaaatgggCACCAAATTACGCATATGACGATCCTTTTCTTTCGGGTGACAAggacgaagacgaagaagtgTTTCCTCctaatagaaaatatcgtcGTATACTTACAGACTAA